From a single Salvelinus namaycush isolate Seneca chromosome 14, SaNama_1.0, whole genome shotgun sequence genomic region:
- the LOC120059438 gene encoding DNA (cytosine-5)-methyltransferase 3C-like: MGLAQCNPVLVDAVKVSPAHKAQNFWGSIPGTNRPIITSQNDKVNLQDCLERGRVAKFTKVRTIPTNSNSLKQNKDVGKLPVSEKGVDDNMWITVLEKEAF; the protein is encoded by the exons ATGGGATTGGCACAG TGCAACCCGGTTCTGGTGGATGCGGTGAAAGTGAGCCCAGCCCATAAAGCGCAAAACTTTTGGGGCAGCATCCCTGGGACGAACAG GCCAATCATCACATCACAGAACGACAAGGTCAATCTCCAAGACTGCCTTGAAAGGGGCAGAGTTGCCAAG TTCACAAAAGTGAGGACAATCCCCACCAACTCGAACTCTCTCAAGCAGAACAAGGATGTGGGCAAGCTCCCGGTATCAGAGAAAGGCGTGGATGACAACATGTGGATCACAGTGCTAGAGAAGGAGGCATTTTGA
- the LOC120059439 gene encoding microtubule-associated protein RP/EB family member 1-like yields MAVNVYSTSVCSDNLSRHDMLAWINESLQINLTKIELLCSGAAYCQFMDMLFPGCVPLKKVKFAAKLEHEFIHNYKILQAGFKRMGVDKIIPVDKLIKGKFQDNFEFVQWFKKFFDANYDGKEYDPVEARQGQDTMPSPAVSALNKPKKILNAAPQRAAVAKVAPKMAPSSARRPGAGGGDEERAELIQEVNILKSTIQDMEKERDFYFGKLRNIELICQEKEGEGDPTLQRIVDILYATDEGFVIPDAESEDHEEF; encoded by the exons ATGGCTGTGAACGTTTACTCAACCTCGGTGTGCAGTGACAATTTGAGTCGTCATGACATGCTTGCATGGATTAATGAATCGTTACAGATCAACCTTACCAAGATAGAGCTGTTATGTTCAG GTGCGGCCTACTGCCAGTTCATGGACATGCTTTTTCCCGGCTGTGTGCCTTTGAAGAAAGTCAAATTTGCTGCAAAACTAGAGCACGAGTTCATTCACAACTACAAGATCTTGCAAGCTGGCTTCAAAAGAATGGGTGTTGACAAA ATCATCCCTGTTGACAAATTGATTAAAGGCAAGTTCCAGGACAACTTTGAGTTTGTGCAGTGGTTCAAGAAGTTCTTTGATGCCAACTACGATGGGAAGGAGTACGACCCTGTGGAGGCTCGCCAGGGCCAAGACACCATGCCCAGCCCTGCCGTGTCTGCTCTCAACAAACCCAAGAAGATCCTCAATGCTG CACCCCAGCGGGCAGCAGTTGCCAAGGTAGCACCCAAAATGGCGCCCAGCTCGGCACGAAGACCAGGGGCTGGCGGAGGTGACGAGGAGCGGGCCGAACTCATCCAGGAG GTGAATATACTGAAGTCCACCATCCAGGACATGGAGAAGGAGCGGGACTTCTATTTTGGCAAACTGAGGAACATTGAGCTCATCTGCCAAGAGAAGGAAGGCGAGGGCGACCCCACACTGCAGAGGATTGTAGATATACTCTACGCCACAGAC GAGGGCTTCGTCATACCGGACGCTGAGTCAGAGGACCACGAGGAGTTCTAA